In the genome of Synechococcus sp. CB0101, the window ATCTCCTATAGACTACAACTACAGACAATTACTAATTAACAGGCTTGATGGATACGAAGAGAGTGTGAATAAGAGGTACAAAGCAAGATTCTTTTGTCCGTTTTGTCAGTATGATCGTGACAAGAAGAAGTATGCTCAGAAGAAGGGGGCAATATTCTGGCATCAACAGAGCAACAGCTGGAGAATTAATTGCATTAAATGTCATAGGCAAGGAATAAGCATGTTTAAGTATCTCGGATTATTGGATAGTAGTCTTGCTAGACAATATCAACATGATCGGTGGTGTTCAAGTACAACTGGATGGGGTCATGACTGTCCTACGCCAAATCATATGAAGAGGAGGAGTATCTAAATTAATTATTTTAAGAACTACTCATGAGAGATACTGATCAAGGGGTGAATGCACTTAATGCATATACCTAGAATTTGGGTCAAGTCATGTTAATATAGTCAGATCTGCATTACTAGCGTGCCTGGATACCTTTTGCATTCCAGTGGCGATCCTCAAAGGGAATATGCGAGACAGGCAGCGTCTGATGGGGTAATTACATATTCTTATTCGTCCGACAACTTTAGATGGGTTGAACCCAATAGCTCTTTACGATGGCCTAGTTCATCCATTACTCAAAATCCTCAAGCAGCTGATCAGCAGCAAGCAACTTGGATTGATACTATTTTTGAGTTTATTGATTCGATTACGGGTGTGCAGTTCCAAAAAGTAGAAGGGCAACGCGGTGAGATACATTTAAACTTTGTCCCAACCCTGGTCAATAAGAGGTTCAAGGGCAACTTCACTGAAGGCAATATAGTCGACCCCGTAGTTAACACGGAGTCTTACGGTGGCAGCAGTTACATAAATGGTTATGGTCAAATTTATAGCTTCCATAATCAAGCTCAGTATGGTGCTCTAAGTGATATTCGTGGCATCCAGACAACCTTACTCGAGATCCTTGGCGTTACTACTCCCAATGGAAATGGCGATGATCCAGCTTATAGTTGGGATAATACACTTATGTCGTATAATGATGGCGGACTTGGATCGTTCGGTGCAACATTCTTCCTAACTGCTGATGACAAGGCAGCACTCCAGACAATTCTCGGTAGTCCATCCGGTCCTTCCCCCAGTGGTTCAAAGACTCATATCCAAAAAATAAAAGAAGATCTGATGCTGGGCACGGACGGGGTTGTTGATACTTTTAAGCTCATCTCTAAGGGTATGATCCTCAAGAAGGATGCAGGGACACAGTATGACGACCTTGGCGTTATATACAACAACTACAATATTCCGTATGTCGCGAACTTCAATCCTGATGATGGAGACAAGATTTTAATTCATCGGTCGCTTCTTAATCCGAAGAGTCCGGTGTCACAAGCTTCAAAAAAGCTAGCAAAACCATTTAAAAAAACAAAGCTGCGCTTCAAGCAGATATTTGGAGACCAATACACAACTGGTCAGAATGTTTATTACAATGACGCAGGTAAGATATACATTGATACAAACGGCAAGAAGACTGGTTTGAGCTCTAATTTTAGGTACAACAGTGCAGGTCTTGCTGGCCAGACTGCTGCTTTTGTTGATCCGATTGGCCCAGAGACGATCCCATTCCAATCAGAATGGCTTGGCTTCTTTGGGTAGTCTACATATTGCAACAGCAGGTATATGGTTAGTCTGATAACTTGATTGTTAACGTACGCCAGTTTGTTGGGTCGTTCACTTTAGAACTTACAAAGTGAACTCAGTTTTAACATTATTATTAAACCATAAGTGCTCGATTGATTACAGTAAGTATTTATGGCAGTGTAGCTAAGATATCCTATAGAATTGTATATACGAATTAATAGCAGCATTGGGCAGATATTGCACCATGGCATTTAAATACGATATAGATTGGATCAATTTAATCATTAAAGCGCGTAAATTCAGTTGACATGATAAAGATTCATGTCAACTGAATTAATACTACAGGTTTTTAAAACAGTCGTTCTTTTTTGATTTAGTTTAACTCAAGAGGAGGTAGGTGCATCTTAGAATAATTATTCCGTTAAGAATCTCTTGATGCTAATAGAGTATTAGATAAAGTACGATACATCCTTGTAACGTGTAATTGCTAATTCGACCCCATCTTGATTAAAGATAGTGCCTGTTCTAGATTCCAAGTCTGCCGTCCATGTGCCAAAGCCGATATTATTCTGATCAGATGCCGATTCTAGAACGATTACTTTTGCGATTACCTTATCACTTTTGTCTCTTTTGCCATTTTTATTGCTGTCTACATACATCTTGCCTTTGCCTTTTTGATTGATCTTCACATAGCCTTGAGTAGAAGAATCATCAGTTTCCCAGTTTGCAATAAAGGGATTTTTGGTTTCATTCCAGATTCCGGTAATAACGTCTGGGGACATTGCAAAAAGAATATAACCAATGTCATTGTAGCAGTTGCGCTTTGATTCCCGCGACTATGCAGAGAATGCATAGTCTTGCCCCTGGATGGTGATGAATATGAATTCAGCCTGGATTAAGCACTAGCTCACATAGATAGTGGACTCAAATATAACGGTTTCATGAGAATAGTCCATCAACTACTTAAGTTAAACGCATAAGCGAGATGCAGTGATCATAGACTTTGTCTAATAGTCGATCAAGAATAAGCTCCTGACTCTTATCAAATAAAAAGTGTTGGTAGTCAGCTATCTGAACAACCACCATCTAGCTATAGTTGGTTGGCGCGCGCATGGCACACCTTGTATTGACTAGGATATTTTGTAGATATACAAGTCGGCGGATTGCATTGATTTAGTTAAATTCAATAAGATAAAATAGCTTGTTGCCTCCCTGAATATCATTCCACATTCCAGCATTACCAAATCCCATGCCATCTGCTGAACCATATGGCCAGTTCTCAAGACCCAAAGCAAGATAGTGCTGAGTGCCTTGGAAGTTATCAGGCTCACGACCCATAGCACCTTTTCCCCATTCGGGGCTATCGGTGGGAATTAATGCTCCTGATTTTGACCACCGCCAGACCCCCTCGGACCCGGAGTCAGAGCCTCCTAGCCAGACATAGGAAGACCCACCTCCATCCGAAGCTGTTGATTTTTTATACAGAGACCGATCTAATAGCCCTGTAATAGAGTCAAAAACCTCAGGGTTCTCATCAGGGGTAGACAAATCTGCGAGATATCCCCCAAACTTGAGAGCTTTTTTCTCTGCCTTAGCAAATGTTGCTGGCTTCAGTATTAGTGCATAATCTGAATCCGAAGTAGAGAATAATAGAGCACTCTTTGGAAGAGATTTTGACTTTTTAGATTTTGGCATGACCATCTATGCGATAAAGCTTGTCCAATTATAACATAATTCTGAAGACCAACTCGGCTTCTACAGCCACAATCCAAGCCACAACCCAACCATTACCCAGTCACTCCACCACCACCAGCTCGGGCGGATGCTGCTCCAAGACCTGCTTGAGATAGCGCCCCGTGTGGCTGGTGGGATGCTCTGCTACTTCTTCAGGGGTTCCCGTAACCACAATCTGCCCCCCTTTATCGCCACCTTCTGGACCGAGGTCAATGATCCAGTCGGAACAGCGGATCACATCGAGGTTGTGCTCAATCACCAGGACAGAATTTCCCTTGTCGACGAGCCGCTGGATCACGTCCATCAAGTGATGCACCCCCTTCAGAGTGGTTCTGTGATCAGGGATCAGAGGAACAAAAAGCACTCCAAAGCCAGAACCCAAGCCAGATTTCCAAAAATCCCCCGCATACACCAACATTTGCGGAGTTGGCTAACAAAGGCTTCAAAGCAGGCTCGGCGGCTTGGCTGAAGTGTCCTCATGAATTAGCCATGGTGTATCCGCCATCTCTGCGATGCGTAAACCACCATCCCTACGCAACAACAATGGGGCGTTGCAGCTACGTGTGAGAATCCAAGGCAAGGATGCGTTTATCAATCGACTTGGGCGATGGAACGATCCTAGCGATGTTGCAAGGGCATCAGCACTAAGCGCGAAGATTTGGGCAGACAATTGCGGAGGGACTTTTGATACCACTCTTCGCTCATACCAACCCATCAACGAGCACGCAGATGCGGATTTACTTGAAGCTTTAAAGCACCTCTCTGAAGCGAACAGACAAGGGCGGACTATCCATGCTTACAGAACTCTGAGGAAGTACGGCAAAACCCTCAGGAACAAAAGTGACGTTGATGAGTTCGTACAATGGATGCTCGCTAATGGTCTCCAGAATCGAACCGTTGACGGGATTCTTTGTGAGTTCAGACGTGTGTGCCCAGAGAACAGCAAGCACCTCTTCAAACACAAACTCAAAGTGAATAAGGGGTCTTCACTATCGGATGTTCTAAGCACAGAAGAGATCACCCTTGTACTTGAAGATCTGAGAGTGAACGAGGTCTGGTTTTACCCTTTATTCTTCCTGTGGTTGAGCAGTGGAATGCGGAACGCAGAGATCAGAGGACTCACCTGGGACTGCATCCACTGGGACAGCGGCGAGATTATCATTCACAAGACCCTGAGGGTCGATGGTCTGAACACTCATCGATACTTCTGGTCCACGACAAAGACAGGCAAAGAGCGGGTTGTGCCGATAGGTTATTCAGTTATCAAGGTACTTAAAGAACATAAGTCTTTAATGGTGTCAAAAGGAATCTACGATTCCAATGGACTTGTATTTGTCACA includes:
- a CDS encoding site-specific integrase, with translation MQLRVRIQGKDAFINRLGRWNDPSDVARASALSAKIWADNCGGTFDTTLRSYQPINEHADADLLEALKHLSEANRQGRTIHAYRTLRKYGKTLRNKSDVDEFVQWMLANGLQNRTVDGILCEFRRVCPENSKHLFKHKLKVNKGSSLSDVLSTEEITLVLEDLRVNEVWFYPLFFLWLSSGMRNAEIRGLTWDCIHWDSGEIIIHKTLRVDGLNTHRYFWSTTKTGKERVVPIGYSVIKVLKEHKSLMVSKGIYDSNGLVFVTPITHKNVYDSLLGRVWKRSLVRCGIKPRRLYAQRHSFLSHALAMGNSPADLAQMAGHSTQMLLKTYAKPTGRIRLPEWQTELGSIHDLVD
- a CDS encoding C-type lectin domain-containing protein yields the protein MPKSKKSKSLPKSALLFSTSDSDYALILKPATFAKAEKKALKFGGYLADLSTPDENPEVFDSITGLLDRSLYKKSTASDGGGSSYVWLGGSDSGSEGVWRWSKSGALIPTDSPEWGKGAMGREPDNFQGTQHYLALGLENWPYGSADGMGFGNAGMWNDIQGGNKLFYLIEFN